The sequence gcccttcttcaggggctGTCAAAAGCCGGcagcgcctgaattaaaaggcagggGAGAAacggcagggggaggagaacagagcgacagacaaaaggtgtcaatgggatgtggatggaaggacaggcgagagggaaggggaggattgatgggggagggggttggctgtgtggaagcagagctggggaacagGGCACAGAGAGATATTCGTCTTCGTAGCCAGAGGTGCCAACAACCAGGTCTGTGCGCTCTCCTTGACCCTTGCCCATCCTCTCCTCGATTACCAGCCTCTGACCTACTCAGCTCTTGGATTAGGCTGAATTCCTGCCACCAGCACCGTCTTCTCgatctgtccacaccagtgacagggaacctcccagtggccatccatttcatttCTACGTCACGCTCACATGTCTATCTATGGCCTCGTACTCTCCCACGAAGACCACCCTCTAATTGGTGGGACAACACCTGATTTcccctgggccctctccagccggaTGCCATTAACGTTAACTTTTTTTGGTTTCTGCTCACCTGTCCTcctttctcctcctttcccttccccctgtcagctctccacccccttccctctctattcactgatccatccatcctccccttgcttgctgctgtgtcctccatcccttctccacctcctgcctgTACGACCACACCTCCCTTTCCCTTTTATTCAGATACCTAcccacattttcccatacctcgatgaagggctcaagcccaaaacgttagttatgtagcagcggctacactgctcctgcaataacacacacaaccagacgggttgagctcagtgagcagactactttattgcaggctgctaggctgcacttatactcccagcccggacttggctgagaactgcgctggagagcgctgacgtcacccgggtgtcTCGTGGTCCTCTggcgcaggtttctgagccccatgctggaaggaagggaaatccctgatggcgccattttggccggctgcctcgCCGTGTTtcttacaagtggggctggttcgcctgccttgtgctGAGCCACCACACAGCGcccacccccccagaactggcgccaatgtccttttcgccaggcagcctcgcttcttgggctgggcaacaacCATGGGCTTGGTGGGATCGagatgcgctggcttcagcctgtccatggtaaaccgctcccgcctgccgccaatgtACAGCGTGAACGTCAAGCCGGAATGCTGCCCAACCCTCTACTCCCCCTCGCACAGTCGCTGCAGAGGTACCGCGGTTGTGCCCTGCTGAGCAAAAACTTACTCCGCGAAAAGCAGTTCACCGGGAACGTGAGATGGGTGGAtgccatgcctgggcggtggtgggggatCAAACAAGTGGCGACTGCTTGgcattgtgaggtgcattgacgaactcaccaggtagtgcctgcggcacactgtagaccagctcagctgatgacgcctgcagatcttccttgggagtggagcagatgcccaggagcacccaaggcagttcgtccaaccagtcggggccggtgaggcgggccatgagcacCGACtcaaggtggtggtgcagactttcgaccagtccattggcctgcgggtggtaggccatgatgcggtgtagctggatccccaacctgttggcgagctgtgctcagagcgcagatgtgaactgggttccccaatcgctggtgaggtgaccagggatgccgaaccgggcaacccaaccatgcaGGAgctggtggaggcgtctggcatcgggattgaCTCGGGTcagcgagtggtgcagtccagCACTGTAatcaggtaacggttgccccgggaaatgagtaagggcccgacgatgtccatgtgaatgtggcttaACCGTTCTCAGACGTGCTTGAACTCCTGaacgggcaccctggtgtgcctgtgcacctttgATGTCTGGCAATGgctgcatgttctggcccagcccgcgatctgcttccacagcccatgccatatgaaccgttctgccatCATCCAGACCATAGACCTGCCGGACAGACATGAAAGTTCTTGGATGTGACGAAAGACCTGCATGCGCCACTGCTGGAGAACCACTGGCcgtggggtgcccaaggagatattgcacaggatggtgcctttgccgcttgaagtcgggaggtctcggaaccgtaggcccgtgatggcggtcttgaaggccctcgtctcctcatcagattcctggtcccaggtgagctggccaaagttgaggctgggcgtcagcgcgcagatggccggtggtgagagtgcatcggcaaccacgttgtccttccccgccttgtgccgaatgtcagtggtaaactccgacacgaaggagaggtgatgctgctggcgggctgaccagggatactttgccattgcgaccgcctcggtgaggggtttgtggtcagtgaaaatggtaaaagtcttcccctccaaaaaatagcgaaaatgccgcaccgccaggtacatgcccagtaactcacggtcgaaggcACGATACTTGCGATCAGGCGGgcagagcaggcggctgaagaatgccagcagcttccaatgtacattcacctgctgctccaggacggcaccgatggctgtggcagaggcatcgacagagagtgccatatgcaggtcggtgtgtgggtgggcaaGCATGGCAGCCTTCGTGaaggcgtccttggtggccttgaatgtgATGCAgtcttctgggttccaagcgagcgtcttgtgcttggctgcgatgagggtgaacagtggctgcatgatgcgcgcagcaccCAGGATGAAACGGTTgaaaaagttgaccatacctgcgaactcctgcagccccttgaggctgttcaggcgtgggaactccctgatagtggcgaccttcgcagcggcaggtgtggctccttcggtcgtgatggtatggcccaggaactgcatggattcttgcctgaactggcacttggctggcttgatggtaaggccgaagtcagccagccgggagaaaagggcacgcaggtgggccttgtgttgcgcccagtCCTTACTGGCGATGaggatttcaaataaataaagacaaaatccaagtccctgcccacagagtccatgaggcgctggaaggtctgagcggcgttcttaaGTCTGAatggcatgtgcaggaattcaaacaagccaaagggggtgatgatggccgtcttgggtatgtcctcagggtgcaccaggatctggtgatatctgcacaccaggtcaaccttggagaagactctCGCACTGTGCAGGTTAgccataaagtcttggatgtgagggatggggtaacggtcaagaGTGGTTGCTTTGTTGAGCCGtcaatagtctccgcagggacgatagctgccggaggctttcaggaccaggtggagcggcgaggcccacggcTGTCAGATAGCCAAATGATACcccgcagacgatgccgctttagttgcccattcagagccagctcttcagcgcttgacgtcctgctttgcggaaactgccaaaatgtttggcctggaagtcagcctgaagaaaactgaggtcctccatcagccagctccccaccatgactaccagccccccccacatctccatcgggcacacaaaactcaaaacagtcaaccagtttacctatctcggctgcaccatttcatcagatgcaaggatcgacaatgagatagacaacagactcgccaaggcaaatagagcctttggaagactacacaaaagagtctggaaaaacaaccaactgaaaaacctcacaaagataagcgtatacaagagccgttgtcatacccacactcctgttcggctccgaatcatgggtcctctaccggcaccacctacggctcctagaacgcttccaccagcgttgtctccgctccatcctcaacatccattggagcgcttacatccttaacgtcgaagtactcgagatggcagaggtcgacagcatcgagtccacgctgctgaagatccagctgcgctggatgggtcacgtctccagaatggaggaccatcgccttcccaagatcgtgttatatggcgagctctccactggccaccgtgacagaggtgcaccaaagaaaaggtacaaggactgcctaaagaaatctcttggtgcctgccacattgaccaccgccagtgggctgataacgcctcaaactgtgcatcttggcgcctcacagtttggcgggcagcaacctcctttgaagaagaccacagagcccacctcactgacaaaaggcaaaggaggaaaaacccaacacccaaccccaaccaaccaattttcccctgcaaccgctgcaatcgtgtctgcctgtcccgcatcggacttgtcagccacaaacgagcctgcagctgacgtggactttttaccccctccataaatcttcgtccgcgaagccaagccaaagaaccccgctccaacaggtgcgaaaactcctcctttgctaccTGGAACTTGTCaggctggaactcgtctctgtgcatactgattgtggccatctgagGTTACTCCGAGTGGGAAGtatcgaggcgaacggcctgaaAGGTACAGGCATCCACCAGGCGCTTACCTCGAATGTCCATCAGAAGCTTGtgagcgaggaggaagtctgcacccaggatggcagtcaggagggacgaaacggtgaacctccatgcaaAATTCCATTGGcctatctggaagtggactgtcttgtctccatacgtccgtattgccgttgcgttggccgcacggaggggaggtccacgaggtcggttcctggactcgacggctgtggccgggatgacactgatctgggctccagtgtcaatgaggaactgccagccgctgactgagtcccgcaggtagaggaggctgtatcCTTGGACAGCCgcagcagccattaacagcggctggcctggttgtttccctggaatgagcagggctgacgacatttCCGagtcttggctccccagtgctggtggtagaagcagaggcctgaaacggatgctgtggccttggttatgctcttgggggcccctgcaggggctagATCCTCTACTGcagtgctaggggcaggcttggcgtggtcgtgcccgtgcctcgtgacctgctggaccactgagccctctggaaatcgtgcaagccatagctcttgggccttctgggcaatcttcctcaggtcagtgaagctctcctggaccagcagcggccgaatgtccccgggcatatggttgaggaagatgcgctcgaagagtgggcagttagtGTGCTCACACATGagcgcaagcatctcgtccatcagctccatcggggacatgTCCCCCAGGGTGTCAAGGTGTAGCTGGTATCCAGATAGTtcgagggacccggtaagcacttgcttgatggtctcgtatttgtccttGGCGGGTGGGTGTTGAAGTAGGTGCAGCACGCATCTGGCGGTGGCCtagtccagggcagtgaccacatggtagaattttgtGGTGTCATACTAAATCTGGCGggggtgaaactgggcctctgtgtggacgaaccaggtctctggctcctgaacccagaattcaggcagttttacggctatagcgctgatcccaggctcggtcatgatgggttcaaagatgtttgaactagtcggggtcaccaattttagcggcggctacactgctcctgcaataacacacaaaatgagatgggttgagttcagtgagcagactactttattgcaggctgctgggctccacttatactcccagcccagacctggctgaggactgcgctggagggcgctgacatcacctgggcatcacgtggtccccaagtgcgggtttctgagcctcgtgctggaaggaagggaaccccccccgacggcgccattttggccggctaccCCAccatgtggcttacaagcggggccggtgcgcctgccttgtggtgagccgccacagttatgtatttttatctttgctacataacggacactatttgaccagctgagtttctccagcattgtgtttttacttcaaccatagtgtctgcagaattttgtgttttacttttgcaAAGGAACCCCCTCTTCCTTCCCACCATTGGTACTGAGGGATCACTGTGCACAGTTGAGAACTTTGTTGACACTTGGACACATGGGGTGTTAACAGCTGAGTGACAGGTCTCTAATGTGTGCCGGGTGGTTGAGATTGGTTAGACGTTGGCGATCCTTTAGATGTCACAGTGGAAAGTTGACTGGGGATGCAGTTTACATGTGCGCTATTGTGGCTCATTGGTCAGAGCAGTTTCCTGTACGTTCCCTCAGACCATCTCGTGTTTCCTAAAATATCATTTGCAAAATGAGACCCCATATAATGGTAAATCCTGGGTTCCTTGCTTTCCAGTGTTTATTgcctctctcctttccatcaaaaTATATCACCCTTGTTTCTCTGTGTAAATCTCACCCACCATGGTCTACCTGTCCGTGATGATCCTCCTCACAGTTCAGGACACTTCCACGATTTGTTGTCTTGCTGGCGATGCCTCCAGAGTGTGTTGACCTCGAACATTGGCTGCAGAGAATGTCTTACTGCCTCTCACTCCACTATCTTCTCTTTACAGGGTGAAGAAATCGATGCATTTCCAGACAGGAAGCTTCAGACAATGCCAAGTTGTGGTCTGACTCTAGACTGGATTGCTCGGGTCTGTAGTATCAGCAAGATTTATTAGTGGATTAGGAGCGTGGAGATCACCACACAGAGAAACCCTTCACCCGTTGAGTGCATGAACTGGACTGCAGCAGATTGGCCGACATGGAGGATGAGATGACCAGTGATAAGGCAGATAAAACACTCCAAAGTGAAGCGTGTGGCAAGGAGGAACGTTCTGTGGACTTGCTGGAAACACATCCCTGTGCTCACACTGGGGAAAGAACATTCCCCTGTTCTGAGTGTGGGGagggattcgccagctctgatgcaCTGCTGCAACACCAGTGTGTCCCCACTGGTGGGAGCCCATTACACTgctctgtctgtgggaagaacttCCAAACCTCCAAGGACCTGGAGGATCACAGGTGTGTTCCCCCTGGGGAGCGTCCGTTCACCTGCCgcatgtgtgggaaggggttcacccAGTCCTCCAGCCTCCTGCAACATCAGAACAATCATTCCGGGGAGAGGGCCTTTAAATGTAGTGTGTGCGGGAAGGGATTCTCTCGATCCTCCAATCTGCTACAACACCAGACAATTCACACCGGTGAGAGACCGTTCACCTGCTCACTATGTGGGAAGGGGTTCACTCGATCCTCACACCTGCTGAGGCACCAGAGAATTCACACTGGGGAAAAatcgttcacctgctccctgtgtggaatCGGATTCACTCAGTCCTCCACCCTGCTGAGGCACCAGAtaattcacactggggagaaactgttcacttgctccctgtgtgggaagggcTTCTCTCACTCCCCTGCCCTACTAaggcaccagagagttcacactggggagaagccaTTCTCTTGCAGCATGTGTGGGAAGGGATTCGCTGATTCCTCTTCTCTGGAGAGCCACCGAagaattcacactggggagaggctgtTCACCTGCTCGTTGTGTGGGCTTGGATTCATCCGGTCCTCATACCTTCTGAGGCACCAGAGAGTTCATACTGGGGAGAAACTATTCACTTGCTGTCTGTGCGGGAAGCGGTTCTCTCGGCCCTCTGGCCTGCGGGCACACCGGCGGGTTCatactggggagaaaccattcacctgctccctgtgtgggaaggggttctctcgtcCTTCCGGCCTGCAGGTACACCAGCGGATTCACACTGGGGAaagaccattcacctgctccctgtgcggaAAGGGTTTCTCTCAGCCCTCCGGCCTACGGGttcaccagcgggttcacaccggggagaaaccattcacttgctccctgtgtgggattgGATTCGCTAGATCCTCCAACCTACTGAGGCACCAAAGGGTTCACACCCGTAGGTAATTGTTCACTCCTTCCTGTGCAGGAAGGAGTTCTCTCAGCAGGCACACTAGagggttcacattggggagaatccattcacctgctccctgtgtgggatcgGATTCATTCAGTCCTCTGACCTACTAAGCCACCAGAGTATTCACACTAGGGAGTTCCTCAGCCCTCTGGTCTGTGGGGACACCAGTGAATTGACATGGGGAGATAGTGTGTTCAACACAGACAATCAGCATCTTTTCTCTCTAGTGAAAATGTCACACGTTACAGGGTGTGTGGTTCaggtgagggggaaggaggaaagttgatggaaatggtcagggcaaatattttacccagagagtaATGAGCGCCTGGAACGGACAATCAGGTGGAGTTGGTTCTTGACAGATCCATGAATATGGATGGAGGTGGATCATGTGCTAGCAGCAGTTTAGTTTATCTTCAGACATGTGGGCCGAAGGGTCGATGTTTCAGAGGCCACAGGTTTAAGGATTGTTGTGTTGATGGGGATTTTCCCTGCAGCTTGAACTCCTCCCCGTCTCATTCTCCCCATTCTATTAGATGGGCTTCTGCCCTCTTTCCCTGCTGTTCTGAGTGTGGGGTTCCTGCCGTCTGTTGccttccgtggatgctgcctgacctgctgagttgctccggTATTTTGTGCGTCACTGCTGAGGTGAGTGGTAGTGACCTCTGACCTGGTGACTGCTTGTCTGGGCTTTTGTAACTAGATCATAAACCAGCCAGGAGTTGTCAGCATCATTAACTGCTGGACAAGAATTGGCTGTGCAAATAAGACCACCCTCCAGCTCCTGGACTGCATACTGTAAGCACATGGCCAGGGTGGGAAAGGGTTCTCTCAGTCCTCTGGCCTGCGGGCACACCGGCagattcacactggggagaaactaTTCATCTGTTCCCTGTGTGGGATAACATTCACTCAGTCCTACCTCCTGCGAGTCCACCAGAGTTCACACTAGGGAGAAACTGTTCACCTGCTCTCTGCAGGAAGGGGTTCTCTCGGCAATCCGACCTGCAGCGACATCATCATGCTCACATCGGGGAAGAACTGtac comes from Narcine bancroftii isolate sNarBan1 chromosome 5, sNarBan1.hap1, whole genome shotgun sequence and encodes:
- the LOC138764703 gene encoding zinc finger protein 229-like is translated as MEDEMTSDKADKTLQSEACGKEERSVDLLETHPCAHTGERTFPCSECGEGFASSDALLQHQCVPTGGSPLHCSVCGKNFQTSKDLEDHRCVPPGERPFTCRMCGKGFTQSSSLLQHQNNHSGERAFKCSVCGKGFSRSSNLLQHQTIHTGERPFTCSLCGKGFTRSSHLLRHQRIHTGEKSFTCSLCGIGFTQSSTLLRHQIIHTGEKLFTCSLCGKGFSHSPALLRHQRVHTGEKPFSCSMCGKGFADSSSLESHRRIHTGERLFTCSLCGLGFIRSSYLLRHQRVHTGEKLFTCCLCGKRFSRPSGLRAHRRVHTGEKPFTCSLCGKGFSRPSGLQVHQRIHTGERPFTCSLCGKGFSQPSGLRVHQRVHTGEKPFTCSLCGIGFARSSNLLRHQRVHTRR